Within the Candidatus Thermoplasmatota archaeon genome, the region CTTGGTAGGATAATCATGTTTCTGCAATGTGTTTTTATTATATCTCCTTGTTTGGCTTTTTCAATATCGTTGAGTAGTTTATCCTGAGTTTTAGTTAAACCTCTTTTTAATGTTCTTCTTGCCCTTGATGGTAGAATAGGTATTAGCTCGTCTATTGATAGCTTTTTGATTTCTTCTAGGGTCATTCCATGGTATCTAAACTCCTTCTTTTTTATCTCTATCTTTTTACGTTTACTGCGCATCCTGCTTTTTGCAGACATCTTATGCTCTTCGGTATCTACCATGTTTTTTATCTCCTCCCAGTCCGTTTCGGTGCAATGCTACCAACTTTTCTACCAGGTGGTGCTCCTCTTTTCACACTAGATGGTTTACCAATGTGTTGGTGACTACCACCACCATGTGGGTGGGCAACAGGGTTCATGGCTGTGCCTCTAACAACCGGGTACTGTTTTCCCCTGCTTCTATACGCAAAGAATTTTTTACCTGCTTTAACAAATGGTTTATCTTTTCTACCCCCG harbors:
- a CDS encoding 30S ribosomal protein S19 is translated as MSAKSRMRSKRKKIEIKKKEFRYHGMTLEEIKKLSIDELIPILPSRARRTLKRGLTKTQDKLLNDIEKAKQGDIIKTHCRNMIILPSFVGHRIDVHNGISFQRVDIQPHMIGHYLGEFAMTRKKVKHTGPGVGATRSSKYMPLK